One Manihot esculenta cultivar AM560-2 chromosome 6, M.esculenta_v8, whole genome shotgun sequence DNA segment encodes these proteins:
- the LOC110616856 gene encoding calmodulin-like protein 3 has protein sequence MVLSSPAAMLLLLLLFLAGLLNVYFSVPSKNLYSWIQSFLFKNPSAKVPPLIKSTTASCNSTAMGELKSVFATFDKNGDGFITKQELRDSLKNIGIFTTEKEVDEMVVKVDSNGDGLIDYEEFCLLCNSSSMGGGDQDMVEEGSGGGREIAEEEEGDLKEAFDVFDRDKDGLISVEELSLVLSCLGLKEGKRAEDCKEMIRKVDMDGDGMVNFDEFKRMMMMSGSTKLTPLC, from the coding sequence ATGGTCTTATCATCACCAGCTGCCATGCTCTTACTACTCCTTCTCTTTCTCGCTGGTCTCCTCAATGTTTACTTCTCTGTGCCTTCCAAGAATCTGTATTCATGGATCCAATCTTTTCTCTTCAAGAACCCTTCTGCCAAAGTCCCCCCCCTGATAAAGAGCACAACTGCTTCTTGTAATAGTACTGCTATGGGAGAGCTTAAAAGCGTGTTTGCTACCTTTGATAAGAATGGAGATGGCTTCATAACAAAGCAAGAGCTGAGAGATTCGCTTAAGAATATAGGAATCTTCACTACAGAGAAGGAAGTTGATGAAATGGTGGTGAAGGTTGATTCTAATGGAGATGGGTTGATAGATTACGAAGAATTCTGCCTCTTGTGCAACTCCTCCTCCATGGGCGGTGGTGACCAGGACATGGTGGAAGAAGGCAGTGGTGGAGGAAGAGAaatagcagaagaagaagaaggagatttgaaggaagcaTTTGATGTGTTTGATAGGGATAAAGATGGGTTGATATCAGTTGAAGAATTGAGTTTGGTGTTgtcatgtttgggattaaagGAAGGAAAAAGAGCAGAAGATTGCAAAGAAATGATCAGAAAAGTTGATATGGATGGAGATGGAATGGTTAATTTTGATGAGTTTAAGAGAATGATGATGATGAGTGGAAGCACCAAGCTTACACCACTCTGCTAA